From a region of the Hippopotamus amphibius kiboko isolate mHipAmp2 chromosome 3, mHipAmp2.hap2, whole genome shotgun sequence genome:
- the PSMD13 gene encoding 26S proteasome non-ATPase regulatory subunit 13: MKDVPGFLQQSQSSGPGQAAVWHRLEELYTKKLWHQLTLQVLDFVQDPCFAQGDGLIKLYENFISEFEHRVNPLSLVEIILHVVRQMTDPNVALTFLEKTREKVKSSDEAVILCKTAIGALKLNVGDLQVTKETIEDVEEMLNNLPGVTSVHSRFYDLSSKYYQTIGNHASYYKDALRFLGCVDIKDLPVSEQQERAFTLGLAGLLGEGVFNFGELLMHPVLESLRSTDRQWLIDTLYAFNSGNVERFQTLKPAWGQQPDLAANEAQLLRKIQLLCLMEMTFTRPANHRQLTFEEIAKSAKITVNEVELLVMKALSVGLVKGSIDEVDKRVHMTWVQPRVLDLQQIKGMKDRLEFWCTDVKSMEMLVEHQAHDILT, encoded by the exons ATGAAGGATGTACCCGGCTTCTTGCAGCAGAGCCAGAGCTCCGGGCCGGGCCAGGCCGCCGTGTGGCACCGTCTGGAGGAGCTCTACACGAAGAA GTTGTGGCATCAGCTGACACTTCAGGTGCTTGATTTTGTGCAGGACCCGTGCTTTGCCCAAGGAGATGGTCTCATTAAG CTTTATGAAAACTTCATCAGTGAATTTGAACACAG GGTGAATCCTTTGTCCCTGGTAGAAATCATTCTTCATGTAGTTAGACAGATGACTG ATCCTAACGTGGCTcttacttttctggaaaagactCGTGAAAAG GTGAAAAGCAGTGACGAGGCGGTGATCCTGTGCAAAACTGCAATCGGAGCCCTAAAGTTAAACGTTGGGGACTTGCAGGTCACAAAG GAAACAATCGAAGATGTTGAAGAAATGCTCAATAACCTCCCCGGGGTGACATCCGTTCACAGTCGTTTCTACGATCTCTCCAGTAAATACTATCAAACAATCGGAAACCACGCGTCCTACTACAAAGATGCTCTGCGGTTTCTGGGCTGCGTTGACATCAAGGATCTGCCAG TGTCTGAGCAGCAGGAGAGAGCTTTCACACTGGGACTGGCAGGACTTCTTGGTGAGGGAGTTTTCAACTTTGGAGAGCTG CTCATGCACCCCGTGCTGGAGTCCCTGAGGAGCACTGACCGGCAGTGGCTGATTGACACCCTCTATGCCTTTAACAGCGGCAACGTAGAGCGATTCCAGACTCTGAAGCCCGCCTGGGGCCAGCAG CCTGATTTAGCAGCCAATGAAGCCCAACTTCTGAGGAAAATTCAGTTGTTGTGCCTCATGGAG atgactTTCACACGACCTGCCAATCATAGACAACTCACTTTTGAAGAAATTGCCAAAAGTGCTAAAATCACCGTGAACGAG GTGGAGTTGCTGGTGATGAAGGCCCTCTCGGTGGGGCTGGTGAAAGGCAGTATTGACGAGGTGGATAAGCGGGTTCACATGACGTGGGTGCAGCCCCGCGTGTTGGATTTGCAACAG ATCAAGGGGATGAAGGACCGCCTGGAGTTCTGGTGCACCGACGTGAAGAGCATGGAGATGCTGGTGGAGCACCAGGCCCACGACATCCTCACCTAG